A window of Salmo trutta chromosome 31, fSalTru1.1, whole genome shotgun sequence contains these coding sequences:
- the LOC115169370 gene encoding NADH dehydrogenase [ubiquinone] 1 alpha subcomplex subunit 13 encodes MAASKVKQDMPPPGGYGPVDYKRNLPKRGLSGYSMLTIGVGVMCFGYWRLFKWNRERRRLQIEELEARIALLPLLQAEQDRRQLRMLRENLEEEAVVMKDVPGWKVGENVFHTDRWVAPLTEELFNLRPREELLHKRFGFLWYV; translated from the exons ATGGCGGCGTCCAAGGTGAAGCAGGACATGCCTCCTCCGGGAGGTTATGGACCTGTCGATTATAAGAGAAACCTCCCGAAACGGGGCCTTTCTG GGTATAGCATGCTCACCATTGGAGTTGGTGTCATGTGTTTCGGTTATTGGAGACTCTTCAAATGGAACAGGGAGAGGAG GCGGTTGCAGATTGAGGAGCTGGAAGCGAGGATAGCTCTTCTGCCTTTGCTGCAAGCAGAGCAGGACCGGag GCAACTACGGATGCTGAGGGAGAATCTGGAGGAGGAAGCAGTTGTAATGAAAGATGTCCCAGGCTGGAAG GTGGGCGAGAATGTCTTCCACACAGATCGCTGGGTGGCCCCTCTCACCGAGGAGCTGTTTAACCTTCGACCCCGTGAAGAGCTTCTCCACAAGCGCTTTGGCTTCCTGTGGTACGTGTAG
- the LOC115169371 gene encoding glycine-rich RNA-binding protein isoform X2, which yields MSDEGKLFVGGLSFDTTEESLAEAFAKYGNIAKVDVIRDKETGRSRGFGFVKYDNAEDAKDALEGMNGKSVDGRTIRVDEAGKGGGRSGGGGGGGFRGSRGGGGYGGGGGYGGGRGRGGGGYGGGDRGYGERSYGGGGDRSYGGGDRSYGGGGGYRSGGGGGYSSGGGGYRDNRGQGGYGDRSGGSYRDSYDS from the exons ATGTCCGACGAAGGAAAACTTTTCGTCGGAGGCCTGAGCTTCGACACCACAGAGGAATCTCTGGCGGAAGCTTTCGCCAAGTATGGAAACATCGCAAAAG TTGATGTCATCAGGGACAAAGAAACGGGAAGGTCTCGTGGATTCGGCTTCGTGAAGTACGATAATGCCGAGGACGCGAAGGACGCATTGGAGGGAATGAACGGCAAG TCTGTTGATGGCAGAACCATTCGTGTGGATGAAGCCGGCAAGGGTGGCGGTCGCTCAGGAGGTGGAGGCGGCGGTGGATTCAGAGGTTCCAGAGGCGGTGGCGGATATGGTGGTGGAGGTGGCTATGGAGGTGGGAGAGGAAGAG GTGGTGGAGGATATGGTGGCGGTGACAGGGGATATGGTGAGAGGAGCTATGGTGGGGGTGGAGACCGCAGCTATGGGGGTGGAGACCGGAGTTACGGGGGTGGCGGTGGATACAGGAGCGGCGGTGGCGGAGGGTACTCTTCTGGTGGCGGAGGATACAGAGACAATAG GGGCCAGGGAGGCTACGGGGATCGCTCTGGAGGTTCCTATAGAGACAGCTACGACAGTTAA
- the LOC115169371 gene encoding glycine-rich RNA-binding protein isoform X1, whose product MSDEGKLFVGGLSFDTTEESLAEAFAKYGNIAKVDVIRDKETGRSRGFGFVKYDNAEDAKDALEGMNGKSVDGRTIRVDEAGKGGGRSGGGGGGGFRGSRGGGGYGGGGGYGGGRGRGGRVYSRGGGGYGGGDRGYGERSYGGGGDRSYGGGDRSYGGGGGYRSGGGGGYSSGGGGYRDNRGQGGYGDRSGGSYRDSYDS is encoded by the exons ATGTCCGACGAAGGAAAACTTTTCGTCGGAGGCCTGAGCTTCGACACCACAGAGGAATCTCTGGCGGAAGCTTTCGCCAAGTATGGAAACATCGCAAAAG TTGATGTCATCAGGGACAAAGAAACGGGAAGGTCTCGTGGATTCGGCTTCGTGAAGTACGATAATGCCGAGGACGCGAAGGACGCATTGGAGGGAATGAACGGCAAG TCTGTTGATGGCAGAACCATTCGTGTGGATGAAGCCGGCAAGGGTGGCGGTCGCTCAGGAGGTGGAGGCGGCGGTGGATTCAGAGGTTCCAGAGGCGGTGGCGGATATGGTGGTGGAGGTGGCTATGGAGGTGGGAGAGGAAGAGGTGGGCGAGTTTACTCGCGAG GTGGTGGAGGATATGGTGGCGGTGACAGGGGATATGGTGAGAGGAGCTATGGTGGGGGTGGAGACCGCAGCTATGGGGGTGGAGACCGGAGTTACGGGGGTGGCGGTGGATACAGGAGCGGCGGTGGCGGAGGGTACTCTTCTGGTGGCGGAGGATACAGAGACAATAG GGGCCAGGGAGGCTACGGGGATCGCTCTGGAGGTTCCTATAGAGACAGCTACGACAGTTAA
- the LOC115169371 gene encoding glycine-rich RNA-binding protein isoform X3: MSDEGKLFVGGLSFDTTEESLAEAFAKYGNIAKVDVIRDKETGRSRGFGFVKYDNAEDAKDALEGMNGKSVDGRTIRVDEAGKGGGRSGGGGGGGFRGSRGGGGYGGGGGYGGGGGYGGGDRGYGERSYGGGGDRSYGGGDRSYGGGGGYRSGGGGGYSSGGGGYRDNRGQGGYGDRSGGSYRDSYDS, from the exons ATGTCCGACGAAGGAAAACTTTTCGTCGGAGGCCTGAGCTTCGACACCACAGAGGAATCTCTGGCGGAAGCTTTCGCCAAGTATGGAAACATCGCAAAAG TTGATGTCATCAGGGACAAAGAAACGGGAAGGTCTCGTGGATTCGGCTTCGTGAAGTACGATAATGCCGAGGACGCGAAGGACGCATTGGAGGGAATGAACGGCAAG TCTGTTGATGGCAGAACCATTCGTGTGGATGAAGCCGGCAAGGGTGGCGGTCGCTCAGGAGGTGGAGGCGGCGGTGGATTCAGAGGTTCCAGAGGCGGTGGCGGATATGGTGGTGGAGGTGGCTATGGAG GTGGTGGAGGATATGGTGGCGGTGACAGGGGATATGGTGAGAGGAGCTATGGTGGGGGTGGAGACCGCAGCTATGGGGGTGGAGACCGGAGTTACGGGGGTGGCGGTGGATACAGGAGCGGCGGTGGCGGAGGGTACTCTTCTGGTGGCGGAGGATACAGAGACAATAG GGGCCAGGGAGGCTACGGGGATCGCTCTGGAGGTTCCTATAGAGACAGCTACGACAGTTAA
- the LOC115169371 gene encoding cold-inducible RNA-binding protein B isoform X4, with translation MSDEGKLFVGGLSFDTTEESLAEAFAKYGNIAKVDVIRDKETGRSRGFGFVKYDNAEDAKDALEGMNGKSVDGRTIRVDEAGKGGGRSGGGGGGGFRGSRGGGGYGGGGGGGYGGGDRGYGERSYGGGGDRSYGGGDRSYGGGGGYRSGGGGGYSSGGGGYRDNRGQGGYGDRSGGSYRDSYDS, from the exons ATGTCCGACGAAGGAAAACTTTTCGTCGGAGGCCTGAGCTTCGACACCACAGAGGAATCTCTGGCGGAAGCTTTCGCCAAGTATGGAAACATCGCAAAAG TTGATGTCATCAGGGACAAAGAAACGGGAAGGTCTCGTGGATTCGGCTTCGTGAAGTACGATAATGCCGAGGACGCGAAGGACGCATTGGAGGGAATGAACGGCAAG TCTGTTGATGGCAGAACCATTCGTGTGGATGAAGCCGGCAAGGGTGGCGGTCGCTCAGGAGGTGGAGGCGGCGGTGGATTCAGAGGTTCCAGAGGCGGTGGCGGATATGGTGGTGGAG GTGGTGGAGGATATGGTGGCGGTGACAGGGGATATGGTGAGAGGAGCTATGGTGGGGGTGGAGACCGCAGCTATGGGGGTGGAGACCGGAGTTACGGGGGTGGCGGTGGATACAGGAGCGGCGGTGGCGGAGGGTACTCTTCTGGTGGCGGAGGATACAGAGACAATAG GGGCCAGGGAGGCTACGGGGATCGCTCTGGAGGTTCCTATAGAGACAGCTACGACAGTTAA